One stretch of Phalacrocorax carbo chromosome 30 unlocalized genomic scaffold, bPhaCar2.1 SUPER_30_unloc_3, whole genome shotgun sequence DNA includes these proteins:
- the KHSRP gene encoding LOW QUALITY PROTEIN: far upstream element-binding protein 2 (The sequence of the model RefSeq protein was modified relative to this genomic sequence to represent the inferred CDS: deleted 3 bases in 2 codons): SPAASAAPAPIGPSRRHSRPSRPPAARRLPSLPRLAGARRQSRSPGPAIGGGGAGGPFRPPPRPAPSVPRAVCVESAACSRVAPSPPPPPPPCRSTAPPGRRPPPGRPGGPPPPPPPPPPPGDRRLRAVRERGGGAAGGGPGPGGAGVGGGGGGGGGGPPPGGIRKDAFADAVQRARQIAAKIGGDAATTVNNNTPDFGFGGQKRQLEDGDQPESKKLAAQGDCEYGWRVWGGCSPPRRWGGLGGGVSDPPGSPSAGGGQRPRPLMRVWFPPQRSPTQLGPIHPPPRSTVTEEYRVPDGMVGLIIGRGGEQINKIQQDSGCKVQISPDSGGLPERSVSLTGSPEAVQKAKLMLDDIVSRGRGGPPGQFHDNANGQNGTVQEIMIPAGKAGLVIGKGGETIKQLQERAGVKMILIQDGSQNTNVDKPLRIIGDPYKVQQACEMVMDILRERDQGGFGDRNEYGSRIGGGIDVPVPRHSVGVVIGRSGEMIKKIQNDAGVRIQFKQDDGTGPEKIAHIMGPPERCEHAARIINDLLQSLRSGPPGPPGPGMPPGGRGRGRGQGSWGPPGGEMTFSIPTHKCGLVIGRGGENVKAINQQTGAFVEISRQLPPNGDPNFKLFIIRGSPQQIDHAKQLIEEKIEGPLCPVGPGPGPGGPPGPAGPMGPFNPGPFNQGPPGAPPHPGGPPPHQYPPQGWGNTYPQWQPPAPHDPSKAAAAADPNAAWAAYYSHYYQQPPGPVPGQPPAPAAPPVQGEPPQPPPTGQSDYTKAWEEYYKKIGQQPQQPGAPPQQDYTKAWEEYYKKQAAQVATGGGPGAPPGPQPDYSAAWAEYYRQQAAYYGQTPGAAGPAPPPTQQGQQAQ; this comes from the exons TCGCCCGCTGCCTCCGCCGCTCCCGCGCCGATTGGCCCGTCCCGCCGCCACTCTCgtccctcccgcccgcccgccgcgcgccggctgccctcccttccccgaTTGGCCGGCGCCCGCCGCCAGTCACGTTCGCCCGGCCCGGCGAttggcggcggcggggcgggggggccgttccggccgccgccccgccccgctcccagcGTGCCCCGCGCGGTGTGTGTGGAGAGCGCGGCCTGTTCCCGCGTCGcgccctcgccgccgccgccgccgccgccatgtcGGAGTAcagccccgccgggccgccgcccgcccccgggccgCCCGGGggggcccccgccgccgccgccgccgcctccgccgccgggGGACCGCCGCCTCCgggcggtgcgggagcggggggggggcgcggcgggcggcgggccgggcccgggcggagcgggggtgggggggggcggcggcggcggcggggggggccccccGCCCGGCGGGATCCGCAAGGACGCCTTCGCCGACGCCGTGCAACGGGCCCGGCAG ATAGCGGCGAAAATC GGGGGGGACGCAGCGACGACGGTGAACAACAACACCCCCGACTTCGGGTTTGGGGGGCAGAAGCGGCAGCTGGAGGATGGCG accAGCCGGAGAGCAAGAAGCTGGCGGCGCAGGGGGACTGTGAGTACGGCTGGCgggtctgggggggctgcagcccccccaggagg tggggggggctgggggggggtgtcagtgACCCCCCGGGGTCCCCCTCGGCTGGGGGAGGCCAGCGGCCACGTCCCCTGATGAGGGTTTGGTTCCCTCCGCAGCGCTCCCCGACCCAGCTGGGACCCatccaccccccacccag GTCGACAGTGACAGAGGAGTACCGGGTCCCTGACGGCATGGTGGGACTCA tcaTCGGCCGCGGGGGGGAGCAGATCAACAAGATCCAGCAGGATTCGGGCTGCAAAGTACAGATCTCCCCAG aCAGCGGCGGGCTGCCGGAGCGCAGCGTCTCCCTGACGGGATCCCCCGAAGCCGTGCA gaaGGCGAAGCTGATGCTGGACGACATCGTgtcgcgggggcgggggggacccCCGGGCCAGTTCCACGACAACGCCAACGGCCAGAACGGGACAGTGCAGGAGATCATGATCCCCGCCGGCAAGGCCGGCCTCGTCATCGGCAAGGGCGGAGAGACCATCAAGCAGCTCCAG GAGCGAGCCGGCGTGAAGATGATCCTCATCCAAGACGGTTCCCAAAACACCAACGTCGACAAACCCCTGCGGATAATCGGGGATCCCTACAAAGTCCAG cAAGCCTGCGAGATGGTGATGGACATCCTGCGCGAGCGCGACCAGGGCGGCTTCGGCGACCGCAACGAGTACGGTTCCCGCATCGGCGGCGGCATCGAC gtgcCGGTCCCCCGGCACTCCGTCGGCGTCGTCATCGGCCGCAGCGGGGAGATGATCAAGAAAATCCAGAACGACGCGGGGGTGCGGATACAGTTCAAACAAG ACGACGGGACGGGCCCCGAGAAGATCGCCCACATCATGGGCCCCCCCGAACGCTGCGAGCACGCCGCTCGCATCATCAACGACCTCCTCCAGAGCCTGCGG AGcggccccccgggacccccggggccggggatgcccccgggggggcgggggcgcgggcggggccAGGGCAGTTGGGGCCCCCCCGGGGGCGAGATGACCTTCTCCATCCCCACCCATAAATGCGGGCTGGTCATCGGCAGAG GCGGGGAGAACGTCAAAGCCATCAACCAGCAGACGGGGGCGTTTGTGGAGATCTCCCGCCAGCTGCCCCCCAACGGGGACCCCAACTTCAAGCTGTTCATCATCCGCGGCTCCCCCCAGCAGATCGACCACGCCAAGCAGCTCATCGAGGAGAAGATCGAG GGTCCGCTCTGTCCtgtggggccggggccggggccgggggggccgccGGGACCCGCCGGCCCCATGGGACCCTTCAACCCGGGACCCTTCAACCAGGgcccccccggagcccccccgcA CCCCGGAGGCCCCCCCCCACACCAGtaccccccccagggctggggcaacACCTACCCCCAGTGGCAGCCGCCGGCCCCCCACGACCCCA gcaaggcggcggcggcggcggaccCCAACGCCGCGTGGGCCGCCTACTACTCGCACTACTACCAGCAGCCGCCGGGGCCcgtgccggggcagccccccgcccccgccgcgccccccgtCCAGggggagcccccccagcccccccccaccggCCAGTCCGACTACACCAAGGCCTGGGAGGAGTACTATAAGAAAATAG gccagcagccccagcagcccgggGCCCCCCCGCAGCAGGACTACACGAAAGCCTGGGAGGAATATTACAAGAAACAAG CGGCCCAGGTGGCGacggggggcggccccggggccccccccggcccccagcccgATTACAGCGCGGCCTGGGCCGAGTATTACCGGCAACAGGCGGCTTATTACGGCCAGACCCCGGGGGCCGCCGGGCCCGCGCCCCCCCCCAcgcagcagggacagcag gcTCAGTGA
- the LOC135310747 gene encoding putative per-hexamer repeat protein 5, which produces MAQVLRAEAFPGRRSGPPGGAGDAPYSLETAYGYRLDLGFLGYVEAIEKGLTLRRVPVGRRPHRASWAAPADALGPPDPRVERTLRGARRRLEEEGVPAAGVPAAGVPAGSPGAAPLRLVREQMAAALGAAAGAGGAGAGAAGLRRRLERLQEEKRQLLERLRRGGCGCGDPGGFGTDIGDDDGSGITGSGGGSGTSSSGGGSGITGPGTGTGSGTIIGSGITGPGTGTITGSGITGSGGGSGTSSSGGGSSITGPGTGTGTIISSGITGQAPHRLRSGTAILITNTSSSSGTSSDAGITGTGTIIGSGITGSSPGTGGSSGTAILITNTSSSSGTSSDAGITGTGTITGSGITGTGTTSSSVGSGTAVPGSGIAAVAVPRGRRSVGVGTESPGAPWGAVGLPGGAGGLPGRVAVLERQLRRALGELREARARLAQQPQPGAEEPQEEDGEEGHGRPCGGGSGRPGSSSSDESEYHEAVEGPPQLAAPRPATRQDPSVMPRDVI; this is translated from the exons ATGGCACAGGTCCTGCGAGCTGAGGCCTTCCCAG GGCGCCGCTCGGGgccccccggcggggcgggggacgcgCCGTACTCGCTGGAGACGGCGTACGGCTACCGCCTGGACCTGGGCTTCCTGGGCTACGTGGAGGCCATCGAGAAGGGGCTGACGCTGCGCCGCGTGCCGGTGGGTCGCCGGCCCCACCGCGCCTCCTGGGCCGCCCCCGCCGACGCCCTCGGACCCCCGGACCCCCGCGTGGAGCGGACGCTGCGGGGGGCCCGCCGGcgcctggaggaggagggggtcCCGGCGGCGGGGGTCCCGGCGGCGGGGGTCCCGGCGGGCTCGCCGGGCGCGGCGCCGCTGCGGCTGGTGCGGGAGCAGAtggcggcggcgctgggggcggctgcgggagctggaggagcaggtgCGGGCGCTGCCGGGCTGCGCCGGCGCCTGGAgcggctgcaggaggagaagcGGCAGCTCCTCGAGCGGCTTCGCCGCGGCGGCTGCGGCTGCGGCGACCCCGGCGGCTTCGGCACCGACATCGGCGACGACGACGGCTCCGGCATCACCGGCtccggcggcggctccggcacCAGCAGCtccggcggcggctccggcatCACCGGCCCAGGCACCGGCACCGGCTCCGGCACCATCATCGGCTCCGGCATCACCGGCCCAGGCACCGGCACCATCACCGGCTCCGGCATCACCGGCtccggcggcggctccggcacCAGCAGCTCCGGCGGCGGCTCCAGCATCACCGGCCcaggcaccggcaccggcaccatCATCAGCTCCGGCATCACCGGCCAGGCACCGCACCGGCTCCG CTCCGGCACCGCCATCCTCATCAccaacaccagcagcagctccggCACCAGCAGCGACGCCGGCAtcaccggcaccggcaccatCATCGGCTCCGGCATCACCGGCTCCAGCCCCGGCACCGGTGGCAGCTCCGGCACCGCCATCCTCATCAccaacaccagcagcagctccggCACCAGCAGCGACGCCGGCAtcaccggcaccggcaccatCACCGGCTCCGGCAtcaccggcaccggcaccacCAGCTCCAGCGTCGGCTCCGGCACCGCCGTCCCCGGCTCCGGCATCGCCGCCGTCGCGGTGCCGCGGGGCCGCCGGTCGGTGGGGGTGGGCACGGAGAGCCCGGGGGCGCCGTGGGGCGCCGTGGGGCtgccggggggcgccggggggctgccggggcgggTGGCGGTGCTGGAGCGGCAGCTGCGGCGGGCGCTgggggagctgcgggaggcTCGGGCCCGCCTGGCCcagc AGCCGCAGCCGGGGGCCGAGGAGCcgcaggaggaggatggggaggaaggTCACGGGCGCCCCTgcggggggggcagcggcag gccggGCTCCAGCTCCTCGGACGAGAGCGAGTACCACGAGGCCGTGGAGGGGCCCCCCCAGCTGG CCGCCCCCAGGCCTGCGACCCGCCAGGACCCTTCCGTGATGCCGCGTGATGTCATATGA